The window CAGGCCGTCGACTCATACACGCCGGTCAGCACAGCCGGTTGCGCTTCGGGATGATACCTGCGGCTATCCCGCGTTCTCGTCCGTGAGCCAGAGGCCGAAGGGATTCCCCTCGGGATCGAGGCAGAGAGCGAAATAGCCCATCTGGGGGACAGCCATCTTCTCGATCAGGACCTGTCCGCCGTTCTCTTTCACCTGGGCCGCGGACTCTTCGATGCTGTCTACGTCAAAATAGTCTACCCTCCCCTGATCGGGTTCGGTCCTCTTGTAAAGGCCGCCACCGACCGCGTCACCATCTCCCGAGACCTGGATGAGGCGGTAGTCGCCCATCCCCGCCTGCGGCTCGCCGATGCTCCAGCCGAGCACGGTGCGATAGAAATCGGCCAGTTTCGCCGGATCGTCCGCGGGAATCTCGAAGTGGATCAATTGCCCTTTCATGGCCTGCTCCTTCCATATGATGTTTTCAGACTGTGCTCGACTTCTTCCACATGGAGAAAATGCCAAACACATCCAGAGCCCGGATCACTCATTCTGAACTGAGCCTGCGACGATTATTGGATTCTCATGCGGCGTAAGCTCGGCTTTTATTCCCGCGGATGCGATGACTTCGGAGGCACTGCAGGTATTCGCGGACAACCAGCCGATGACGCCCATCGTCGAGACGATGCGGTCACTCCTGGTGGATGGCAGCGCTGGACCGGACGTCTGGGCAGCGATCGGCTGGTGTGTCGCCTTATTGATCGCCTCATACCTGCTGGCGCTGAGGATCTACCGGAAAAGAACGATGTAGCCGGGCTAGCGCCTCATAATCATGTTTTCTCACTGAACTCGATGGCACGATCGAAATATGTCTCCATGGCGATGGGGCCGGTCATGGTCGAGGGCTCCATGTACAGGCGGAAACCGAGAAACATGGACTGGTCCAGATCGATGCCATTGATCCCCTGATCGAAGGGCACCTCGGTCGTGTGCGGGTCACCGTTTGCGTGCCTGGCGATCTTCCAGACGTAGAAATATTTCGCGTTGGGGTCTCCCGGCAGAAATTCCTCGGCGGTGCCGGCGTACATCCTGTTCCAGGCGCTGGCCACGCCGTTGGCCTGAACAGTCCCATAGACGGAGAAGCTGGTATATGTCGCCCGGCCGATAGCCGCGTGGTTGATTCCATAGATGACGACGAACTGATTGGGGTCATCCGCCAGGGTGAACTCGGTCGTCCTCAGATATAGTGCGTCCCGGCCCGGCCCGGCATTGCTCTGCATCTGCTGGACGGCGTCAAGACCATCTACGCCATCCGCGCCGCCGCCCCAGGGGCTGGTAACGGGCTCGACAGCCGCAAGATTGGAATATTTCGCCAGGATCGCCTGGCGCAGTTGCTCGGCAGTGGCGCTGAGTTCGAGTTCCCTGAAGTCGCCGGTGCCGCGGACGCGAGACGCCGGCATATCGTAGGGACTCGCTTGCACGGTCTCGTTCGGGGTGACGCGGAAGACCTGCATAGTGGGATTGTTCATATAATCCTGCCCTGCCTGCTGGTCGTCGGGATAAGCGAATCGATGCAGCAGCGTCATTGTATCTGATTTGCCGTCCAAACCCAGCTTGAGCAGTTGCGAAGGGACCACATACACGTTGATGATATCCGGTGAGTAGCCGGCGGTCTGGGCCGCGGCGGTGATGCGATCCGCCACTCCCTCGTCCGCGGCCATGATGATCATCGTGTTGCGCTGATAAGGATCGTCCTGCGGACCGTCGGTCTTGATTACCATCGGGTTGAGCGGGTCTCCGTAGTTTCCGAAGATTATGACCGGTTTGCCCGTCTGATCCGACCAGCGCGAGACTATCTCGGCATCGTAGCCAAAATAGGTGCACTTCGGCGGCGTTTTGCCAACCAGGACAATCGCCTCGTCAGGCCGCAAACGGTAATCTATATAAAGCCCACTGTTGGCAGGGTTGAGCGCCGCATCGGTGAACACCGGCGGCGCCGTCTCGCCGGGAGCCATCGGCAATCTGGGAGACAGATAGGGCGCTCCGGCATTCTGGTAATTGGCGTTGGTGAAGAGTCCGGCCTGGGCCATGGCGAAGACGTCTACTGTCTGCAGCTTGCCTGTCTGTAAGGAGAAGCCGCCATCGGTCAGGGCGGTCTGGAAGGAATCGACGTTACCGGCTTTATTTGTATCTGCCTGATCGCAGGAGCTTGCCATCAAAAGCGCGCAGACGAGGATCGCTATCGCGAAACACACCCTCAACCTGTTGACGGCAGACCGTTCCTCGGTCGCGTTTGATCCTTTACCTGTAGTCACGGGTCCCCCTTGAATTGGAAATCTATTCCCCTCTTATATTGATTGATAATCCGTGTAATCCTGCGCGGTGATTTGGATAGCACGTCGTTATACTTTGGATCTAACCATCAAAAAGTAGGTAATTCTGAGAAGCGCGGTTTCATCGAGGCCGGCTTGCGCGGAGTAATCAGAGATAAGATCGCACCATTTCAATGTCATCGATATGACAACAAAAAATGGCTTAAAAAAGCCATTTCTGAGGGGTGAAGATATGGTGGACCTTACCGGTAGCTATTCGAACCTGGCAGTTCTCAATGAGCTAGTAGCGGTGATTAATGAGGTAATGACCGCCTAGAATGAGCAGGAAGCAGAAGAATATACAGACGAATATTTCTAGGCTATACGGTTATCTTCGAGCACTTCAAATTGTTCCGCATCAATTTCCAAGAAAGCTTTGTTGTCGTCGTCCCAATTGGTAAATATAAATTTGCGCATCGGCGGTTCTGCACTCATCTCAGTCAAACTGTAAAGCATCATACTCTGCGGTTCATTAAAACTGACGGCGTGAACGTCAGTAAATTTCACGAGAAATAATTTCCCACTTGATCCCTTAACCCGTACCTGAACGATCCTGCCATGTTGTTCGTAATCGACTATATTGCCATCATGAAAATCAGGATCACCAACATAGCCCATGAACTTTGGCTCTTCTTCAGAAGGAAGAGTGTATTTTTTCGCGCTACCTGTTAAGTAAGCCGCGGCTTCATCAAGAACCGTAATGAATGAATCGAGTTCCAGATTTCGCATGACGAGACTCTCGACTAAACCAAGCCCTGGTAATTCCACCATTAAATTCTCAGGACCACTTTCTTGACTGACAATTGCCAGAAACTTCCCCTCAAGTATTATCTCCGCATAAACCTTCTCGTGCTCAGGATCATCTGCAATTATAATTTCAAACTTTTCATCGATCTTCATGAAAAAACTCACCCCCCCCCAAGATGTAATCAATTTCGTTCTGATGGATGTCATTTTATCGTTCGACAAGCATCATTTCTTTACATCTTTTCAAAAAGGTAATCATGAAAGCTCGAACCCTGTTTGGTGTCAAGAATTCGGGCACAAAAAAAATGGCTTAACAAAGCCATTTCTGAGGGGTAAAAAGATGGTGGGCGATACCGGGTTCGAACCAGTGACCCCCAGCTTGTCGAGCTGGTGCTCTCCCAACTGAGCTAATCGCCCTGATGTACGTGCTTATTTCCCGAGGATTTGGGGAAACGTTTGGCTGGTAGCGATTTCATTGTAGCTATCCATTAAGCGCATCGCAAGATTGGGCGGATGTTCCGGCCGAGTGCGGACATGTTCACTCAGCGGCGCTGATGTTCTTGCATCGATCATTCAGGAGGCGATATGAAAACCAAGCCTGGCGGCGGCCTGAAAGAAGTCCACGTCAACATCCACAACATCACCAACTGCATCTGCAGGAAGTGCCCCAGCTATCCCGGCATGTTCAGGGAGCTGACCCATGCCGAAGCACCCGGCCTTTATTGCGCTCATGGCAAGTCGAGGCTGGACATCGAGAAGAACGGATGCATCTGCGCAGAGTGCAAGGTGCACAAGGAGAACTTCCTGGATTCAGCTTACTACTGCGCCCATAAATAGGGGGACCCTAGCGGTCCAGGGCCCAGCCCACGTACCAGGATTTAAGCCGATCGTCGACACTGGTGGAAAGCTTTTCCAGAGCCTTATGATCGATGCCAGCGAGCGCCTGGCGCTCCTCGCCGGACAGCTCATAACCTTCAAATGCCGACTGCGGACTCCGCTTCAGCAGCTCGCGGTATCGTTTATCCACAACAGCCCGGCCCATGACTATGCCTACCCCCTGCTTCGACACATCGTCTCCCTTCGAATTCGAAGTCAGCCTGCGATCGCTCACTGAAACCCAGGCAGGCCGTATATTTTCCCCTGTAACGGGTGCATAAAGGAAATCTGGTGAACCGGCATAATATATACCCGATTGATTTTTATATTACTCCCCACATTCCTTTATTCGGGGTCATGCGGCCCTTTTTGCGTTTGGGACTCCACATATAGTGGAAATGATTATAAAATCGCACGAGCACTTATCGTCCACATTCGAAAGTGAGGATCCATGGTCAAGAATATCCTGGTAGCAACCGATGGTTCGCCCCGTTCAGAGAAAGCAGCCGACGCCGCGATCATGCTAGCTAAAAGCTGTAACGCCCAGCTGCATGTGTTGAGCGTTGTGGATTCCGGCAAGCCCCGCTCAGCCATGGATTTCGACCTGGACGTCGCCGAGGAGATCAAGGAAGATAATCCCGAGATCTCAGACGAATGGGAGGAAGACCGCATGAAGCCGGAGCAGCAGTTCGTCAGCCATGTCACCGACAAGGCATCTGGAGCCGGTGTTGAAGCTCACGCCCTCGTCCGGCTCGGGCATCCCGCTGAAGAGATCGTCAGCGCCGCCAAGGAGAACGACTGCGACATGATCGTTGTAGGCACCCACGGCCGAGGCCCTGTAGCAACCGCCGTGATGGGAAGCATCGCGACCAAGGTGATCCATGATGGTTCGACACCGGTACTCGTAGTTCCGGCGACTGACTGACGACTCTCAAGCGGCTGACTGACAGTTCAGACACAGGCGCTAACGAGCGGATTCAGGCATAAAATAACGACCCCGGCGGGGATCGTCAGATCTTACCCGGGTATGGGGGGCTGTCAACCGAGGTCTTTTCCCTCGACTTCGTTGAAATGTCCATTCCACATCACCCGCTGGCTGGTGAAGATGTTGCGGTTCGGCGTGCCCGGACTCGACGGATTATAAGTGGCTGAATCGTAACCGCGCACCTCGACCGGACCGGTCATCACTCCCGGGAACACTGGCGTCTGGGTCGCGCCCGGGGCGATAGTCAGCGTTGTCATCTTCGTGCCGGCGATCCACACCTCTGCCTTGACCTCGCCCGCTGTTGGATTGGATACGAGCACCCAGTTACTGGACCCTGCAGAAGCCTGGTCGTACCAGGAAAAGTGATATGAGGGCGCCAGCCTGTTGACGCCGTAACCGGCCATCTCGCCAAAGGATGTACCGAACAGCACTCGCTGGGTAGTGAAGAAGGCCATGGCTGTATTAGCCGGGCCATCCGGCTGGTAAGTCGCGGCCTCGTATCCTCTCACCAGGACTGGACCATCCATGACGCCGGCGAATTTAGGCGTGACGCTGCCTCCCGGCGGCACCACGAAATACTGGTCGCCGGTGGCTGAGTCGGTCATCTTCTGGCCGCCTATCCAGATCTCTGCTGCCAGCTCCCTGTCAGCGCTTGGATTCGCCACTAGCACCCAGTCCTGGGCGCCGCTGCTGTAGTTGTCATACCAGGTGAACAGATATTCGTTGCCGAGATCGGCTGCCGGGATGCCCATGACCTCATTAAAGTTGCCGCTCCAGAGCACCCGCTGTGACACCAGGATGTTCCTGGGCGTAGAGGGGCTGCCGGGCTCGTAACCAACGACCACGACCGGCCCGCCCATGACACCAGCATACTCTGGAGCCACGAAACCGCCGGCATCGACATGGTAGGGCGTGCTATTCATCTTCTGGCCGTCGATGTAGACGTCGGCCTCAATCGCGGTGACACCCGGGTTGGCAATCAGGATCCAGTCACGACTGCCGGCGCTCTGCGCGTCATACCAGGTGAAGAAGTAAGTATCGTCGAGGCGCTCTTCCTCCATGGCGGTTATCTCCTCGAAGGAATCGCCATAGAGCGTTCTCTTGCTGATTATCTCCTGCTTGCCATCGAGCGATTCGACCCGGATGGGGCCACCGGAAGTACCGGCGAAGGAAATGGCGGTTGCGTTGGCGGGATCGACCATCAGCGGCGCCGCGTTGGCTTTCTGGTTGCCGATGTATACGTCGAATCCGACCTGTCCCGAGCCTCCCGCCGGATTGCCCATGACCACCCAGTCACGCATGCCCAGGGTCTGCTGGTCATACCAGGTGAAGTAGTAGAGCTTCGGCGCCGGAGCCGTAGTGAAGCTCCAGGAATAATTCTGCTGCAGAGGATTGCCGGCCAGATCAGTGACCGCGGTGGTCAGGGTGGCGTCATAGGTGGTCGAGTACTGAAGGCTACCGGACGGATCAAGCGTAGCCGTTTTACTGCCGCCATCGTAGCTCAGTGCAGCGCTTACCGGTGCGCCTGTGTCATGCCGCACCAGTGTGAAGCTGGATGATGTGATGCTTGCGGGTGCCATGTCCTCCGAGAAGGCCGCGGTCACATCGCTGCTGTAGTAGCCGGTCGCCCCGTTCGCGGGACTCACCGTCGATACAGTCGGCGGAGTATCGTCATTGGATGGGACGTATGAGTAGACAGTCTGATAGTCGTTGACGGCTATTGGCGTATCCGTCGCGGTATAAGTCGTACCGTTATCGGTGATAGCGAACTTGGTGATGGTCCCTGTATCCTGGCCGGCGGCATCGTATACCTTCAGGAACCAGCGGTTCTGCCAGCTGGGCGGCAGCCAGGATGAGGCGCCGGCGATATCCACGGTGGAATACAGGTTATCGGCTGAGCCGCCCTGGCGGTTGGATACTACGGTCGACCAGGAGGGCGCCGCCGGATCGCCCACGCCCAGAGTGACTACCAGGTCGCCGCGGTATGTGTGGCTGATCTCGATCCGTGCGGTCTGATTCGACACCGCGCCACCTCCGATCCCTACGGCTGCGAAGCCGTTCTGGACTGCGGTGACTTCGGCGCTGCTTGCCCCATAAAGGTCAGAAGCAGCCTGGACGCTGGCGTCGCGCGCATCAGTGAACTGGGAGCCTGAATTGAGGTAGACGGTGAGGGTCCTGTACCAGATCTGCTCCATCTTCTCCTTGCCGATCGCCGTCGCGATGTTGTATGCAGCCTTGTTGGGAATGCCGCTGTTGGTGTGCACGCCGCCGTTGTCACTGGAAGTGTAGACGTAATTGTTCATGTGGTCGGGCTGACCGTAGGTGGTCGGGCTCGACAGACTTCGAAGGGCGTCACCCGGAGTGTACGGCGTATAGACATCCTCGCCGAGCAGCCAGTCGTTGCGGTCCACCATGGCGCCGAAGACGTCCGAGTACGATTCGTTGAGAGCGCCTGATTCGTAGGAATAAACCAGGTCGGCGCTGTACTGGGTGACCGCGTGTGTCAGCTCGTGCGCCACGACATCAAGGCTGTTGCCGAGTGGGCTGAAGACATTGCCGTCACCATCGCCATAGACCATCTGCTGGCCGTTCCAGAAGGCATTGTTGTAACTGCTGCTGTAATGCACAGTCGTGGTGATGGTCGCGCCGGCGTTGTTGAAGCTGTCGCGGGCGAAAGTGTTGAAGTAGTAATCATAGGTCGAACCAGCGTTGTTATGGGCATTCTGGGCGACCGAGTCGCCGGAGGAGCCGCCCTCGGTTATCAGCAGGGTACCGGGAGTGCTTGTGCCGTTACTGGCGGTATAGGTACGACGATTCTTGGCGTTTTCGAGTGCGTCGTATCGGGATACGACTGTGCCGTCGTTGGCGTCGATGAAGTAGACCATGCGGGTCGGCGGGTCGTCACTGGCCAGCGTCACCTTCCAGGTGAGGCGTGGTTCGCTGCCGGCCGGCGCAAAGATGACCAGTTGTGTGGGCTCGAACGACGATGGGCTGACATCGAAACCGATGTCAGCTCGCGCAGCTTCAGCCGCCTCATCGATGGTGATCGCAGGCTCGACCGGTATAGTGATGCCAGGCCTGTAGTTGCCGTTCACCGTGCCGATCCTGCCATCGGCTGTGTAATGGAAACCAAGTTCAGACCCGAACACGGGGATGCCCTTGTAGACCTGGGCCATCTGCAGATGCACCATCCCCAGCTCATCGCCATACTGCCTCTCGGCGACAAGCTCAGTGGCAGGGTCGTTCATCTGGAAGAGTTCCCGGTTAGCAGACAGGAAGGCAAGCGACTCGTCGAGCGGGCTGCCGTCAATGGGCGGATTGATCGAACCAGTGATGAAAGCCGGCACGCCGGTGGCGCTGTCCCAGCGGATATCGGCGGTCTGGCCGTCTGCCAGCGAGACGCCTGTGGTCGTTTCCTTGCCGGTATCCGGTGGACGTGTCGCTACAGTCTCGCTACTGCCGGTGGAAGCAAAAGAAGTGAGTGGTGCTGAGGCGGGCAGACCAGGTGCTGCAACCGTTTCGGTCGATCCTGCAATGTCACTTGTGAGGGATTCGACAACCGGCACCGCAAAGAAGAGCGCCGCCGAAAATATAGTAAGCACGACTACCAGAAACAGTGCTTTTTCTGGCGGCCGCCACCTTGAAGGCCTCATGTCATTACTCCCAGTACCCATAGCTCAACTTCCCGACCGATCGGGCGCCTCCCCCATCGAACTACTGGGATTTCAGCCGCGTGCACATGACTGGCCCGAACCCTCACTACTAGCTTCGGCCTGCCACTGCCTTTTATGAGCGATTAAAGCGGTATCTGGCTTATTCGGGGGATTCCCGGGCGATTCCGGGAGATAACCGGGCATACTGTGGGGATTCCGGCCTAAAACCGGGGTTGCAACGGCTAATTCTGGGGTTCTACGATGACCTTGATGGAGTCTTCGGGATTCACAACCAGCTCGAAGCCACGGCCGGTCTCTGCAAGCGGAAGGCGATGGGTGATGGTCTCTGAAACTGGCAGGCGTCCGGCCCGGATCAGCTCCAGCGCCAGGCTGCAATCGGCGGGGCTGCCCGCGTAGCTGCTGGTCAGTGTGGCTTCGTTCCGCCAGAAGAAGTCATTGAGGTTGAGGGGGATGTCCACTTCCGGACGGGTCGTCGCAAAAAACAGTACTGTCCCCGAGCGGGATACAGATTTAAGCGCCTGCTCGATGGCCTGGGGGGCTCCGGCGCAGACAATCACCAGGTCGGCGCCCCGCCCTTCATTTGCCTTTCTGAAAAGCGCGGGGACTTCCTCGTCGGCGCGGAACGCAGTCTCGGCTCCAAGCTGCAGCGCCTTGTTAAGGCGGAAGTCCACCATGTCGGTAGCGGCGATGAAACCGGCGCCCAGGGCGCGGGCCACCATAACGTGCAGGATCCCGGAGATACCGCTGCCGATTACCAGTACCGAGCATCCCGGCCGGAAATTCGCCTGCCGCTGCCCCCGCAACACGCAAGCCAGCGGTTCCACGAAAGAGCCTTCCTCATAGGAAACAGAATCGGGAAGCAGAAAAGTGCCACGGTCGACGTTGATCGCCGGCACGCGCACATACTCTGAAAAACCGCCGGGTTCGAAGCTGGTGGTACGCAGGGTATCGCAGACGGTCTCGTGGCCGCTGGCGCAGTAATGGCAGGACATGCAGGGAACATGGTGGGTGACAGCGACGCGGTCGCCCTCATGGAAAGTGGTGACCCCCTCCCCCACTTCGACCACTTCGCCGGCTATCTCATGGCCGAGCACCAGGGGCACCTTACCGGCACGGTACCATTCCATGACATCGCTGCCACAGATGCCGCTGGCTTCGATCCGCACCAGCAGTTCGCCCGGGCCGAGCTGCGGGACCGGCATCTCCTGCAGCCGCAGGTCGCGGTTGCTGTAATACATGGATACGCGCATGGTTATCCCGAACCTCTGTCCGGTCCTAGGCCCTGGACCTGGTTCTTTTCGCTTTTGCCGCGGACTTCTTCTTAGGTGCTCCTGCCCGCTTTGCTTTGGCTTTTGCCTTGATCACCTTGCCGGCTTCCTTGTCGCGCACACTCTTGAAGATCTCAAGGCCTTCCTTGACGCTGGCGCCCTTGTGGACTACCGCACGAACCGCCTGGATCATGCCTACGGGACTTGTGGACTGGAAGATGTTCCGGCCCATGTCGACTCCGATGGCCCCGGAATCGATGGCGTTGCGGGCCATCTCCAGGGCGGCTTTCTCGGGGATCTTCTTGCCGCCGGCGATTACTACCGGAACCGGACAGCTCTCGACGACCTTGTCGAAGCCGGGCACGTAGTATGTCTTGATGATGTCGGCGCCCAGCTCGGCGCCCATGCGCGAGGCCAGGCCCATGTAGCGGGCGTCGCGGGCCATCTCGCGGCCGACGGCGGTGACACAGAGCATGGGGATGCCGTACGCCTGCGCCTCATCGATCAGCTCGGTGAAGGCCAGAATAGTGTCTCGCTCGTAATCGGCGCCCACGAGTATCGAGAAGGCGATACAGGAGGCGTTGAGACGGATGGCATCTTCGACGCTACAGACGACACCCTCGTGAAGCATGGCTTCCTTGTTGAGGATGCTGGTTCCACCGGAGACCCTGAGCGTGATCGGTATATCCACGTCAGGATCGATGTAATAGCGCAGGGCGCCACGGGTGAGCATAAGAGTATCTGCGTAGGGCAGGAGCGGATTGACGGCCTCATCGAGCTTCTCCAGGCCTGAGGTGGGTCCCATGAAATAACCATGGTCCACCGCCAGCATGACCGTCTTGCCGGAAGCCGGTTTGATGATGCGGGAGATGCGGTTCTGTTTTCCCCAATCCATGTGATTCAACCTCCGTCGGTGTCTTTTGAGTGGCCGCGCGGCCCGGTGACGCCCGCCATCGGGCGCTTCTAAGGCCCGGCGCTCGTTTTCACCCGGTCCAGCCGGTCTGCAGCGCGGAAAT of the Actinomycetota bacterium genome contains:
- a CDS encoding VOC family protein, translated to MKGQLIHFEIPADDPAKLADFYRTVLGWSIGEPQAGMGDYRLIQVSGDGDAVGGGLYKRTEPDQGRVDYFDVDSIEESAAQVKENGGQVLIEKMAVPQMGYFALCLDPEGNPFGLWLTDENAG
- a CDS encoding ABC transporter permease; this encodes MTSEALQVFADNQPMTPIVETMRSLLVDGSAGPDVWAAIGWCVALLIASYLLALRIYRKRTM
- a CDS encoding DUF2769 domain-containing protein; translation: MKTKPGGGLKEVHVNIHNITNCICRKCPSYPGMFRELTHAEAPGLYCAHGKSRLDIEKNGCICAECKVHKENFLDSAYYCAHK
- a CDS encoding universal stress protein, with the translated sequence MVKNILVATDGSPRSEKAADAAIMLAKSCNAQLHVLSVVDSGKPRSAMDFDLDVAEEIKEDNPEISDEWEEDRMKPEQQFVSHVTDKASGAGVEAHALVRLGHPAEEIVSAAKENDCDMIVVGTHGRGPVATAVMGSIATKVIHDGSTPVLVVPATD
- a CDS encoding M4 family metallopeptidase; the protein is MRPSRWRPPEKALFLVVVLTIFSAALFFAVPVVESLTSDIAGSTETVAAPGLPASAPLTSFASTGSSETVATRPPDTGKETTTGVSLADGQTADIRWDSATGVPAFITGSINPPIDGSPLDESLAFLSANRELFQMNDPATELVAERQYGDELGMVHLQMAQVYKGIPVFGSELGFHYTADGRIGTVNGNYRPGITIPVEPAITIDEAAEAARADIGFDVSPSSFEPTQLVIFAPAGSEPRLTWKVTLASDDPPTRMVYFIDANDGTVVSRYDALENAKNRRTYTASNGTSTPGTLLITEGGSSGDSVAQNAHNNAGSTYDYYFNTFARDSFNNAGATITTTVHYSSSYNNAFWNGQQMVYGDGDGNVFSPLGNSLDVVAHELTHAVTQYSADLVYSYESGALNESYSDVFGAMVDRNDWLLGEDVYTPYTPGDALRSLSSPTTYGQPDHMNNYVYTSSDNGGVHTNSGIPNKAAYNIATAIGKEKMEQIWYRTLTVYLNSGSQFTDARDASVQAASDLYGASSAEVTAVQNGFAAVGIGGGAVSNQTARIEISHTYRGDLVVTLGVGDPAAPSWSTVVSNRQGGSADNLYSTVDIAGASSWLPPSWQNRWFLKVYDAAGQDTGTITKFAITDNGTTYTATDTPIAVNDYQTVYSYVPSNDDTPPTVSTVSPANGATGYYSSDVTAAFSEDMAPASITSSSFTLVRHDTGAPVSAALSYDGGSKTATLDPSGSLQYSTTYDATLTTAVTDLAGNPLQQNYSWSFTTAPAPKLYYFTWYDQQTLGMRDWVVMGNPAGGSGQVGFDVYIGNQKANAAPLMVDPANATAISFAGTSGGPIRVESLDGKQEIISKRTLYGDSFEEITAMEEERLDDTYFFTWYDAQSAGSRDWILIANPGVTAIEADVYIDGQKMNSTPYHVDAGGFVAPEYAGVMGGPVVVVGYEPGSPSTPRNILVSQRVLWSGNFNEVMGIPAADLGNEYLFTWYDNYSSGAQDWVLVANPSADRELAAEIWIGGQKMTDSATGDQYFVVPPGGSVTPKFAGVMDGPVLVRGYEAATYQPDGPANTAMAFFTTQRVLFGTSFGEMAGYGVNRLAPSYHFSWYDQASAGSSNWVLVSNPTAGEVKAEVWIAGTKMTTLTIAPGATQTPVFPGVMTGPVEVRGYDSATYNPSSPGTPNRNIFTSQRVMWNGHFNEVEGKDLG
- a CDS encoding alcohol dehydrogenase catalytic domain-containing protein; this encodes MRVSMYYSNRDLRLQEMPVPQLGPGELLVRIEASGICGSDVMEWYRAGKVPLVLGHEIAGEVVEVGEGVTTFHEGDRVAVTHHVPCMSCHYCASGHETVCDTLRTTSFEPGGFSEYVRVPAINVDRGTFLLPDSVSYEEGSFVEPLACVLRGQRQANFRPGCSVLVIGSGISGILHVMVARALGAGFIAATDMVDFRLNKALQLGAETAFRADEEVPALFRKANEGRGADLVIVCAGAPQAIEQALKSVSRSGTVLFFATTRPEVDIPLNLNDFFWRNEATLTSSYAGSPADCSLALELIRAGRLPVSETITHRLPLAETGRGFELVVNPEDSIKVIVEPQN
- the lsrF gene encoding 3-hydroxy-5-phosphonooxypentane-2,4-dione thiolase, which produces MDWGKQNRISRIIKPASGKTVMLAVDHGYFMGPTSGLEKLDEAVNPLLPYADTLMLTRGALRYYIDPDVDIPITLRVSGGTSILNKEAMLHEGVVCSVEDAIRLNASCIAFSILVGADYERDTILAFTELIDEAQAYGIPMLCVTAVGREMARDARYMGLASRMGAELGADIIKTYYVPGFDKVVESCPVPVVIAGGKKIPEKAALEMARNAIDSGAIGVDMGRNIFQSTSPVGMIQAVRAVVHKGASVKEGLEIFKSVRDKEAGKVIKAKAKAKRAGAPKKKSAAKAKRTRSRA